Proteins encoded together in one Candidatus Goldiibacteriota bacterium window:
- a CDS encoding glycosyltransferase — protein MKTVSIIIPVKEINDYIRESLPYIEALDYDKSKIEVIVLPDFESKIEGKFSFDLKIIPTTHIYPGEKRDIGVKASKGEIIAFIDDDVFPMKQWLKRAVEIFESSSDIAAVGGPAATPDNDSFLQKVSGDIYASLLGGGGYRFRYKPEHARFVDDFPSCNLLVRRDVLDKIGGFNTEFWPGEDTVMCLKIVRDHKMKIAYDPDVFVYHHRRNFPEGHIKQVKSYALHRGYFVKKFPETSFRLSYFIPTFFTLYILSFIIPFLFARQLLALWSLPLALYGILLLIDGIKIKDIKLASVVLPGIFVNHIVYGIYFIKGLLSPKLKEEVKKK, from the coding sequence ATGAAAACTGTATCAATAATAATACCGGTAAAAGAGATAAATGATTATATAAGGGAGTCGCTTCCTTATATAGAGGCGCTGGACTATGACAAGTCTAAAATAGAGGTCATAGTACTGCCTGATTTTGAAAGTAAGATAGAGGGCAAATTTTCTTTTGACCTTAAAATAATTCCCACCACCCACATTTACCCGGGCGAGAAAAGGGATATTGGCGTAAAAGCTTCCAAAGGCGAGATTATCGCTTTCATTGATGATGACGTATTCCCGATGAAACAATGGCTTAAAAGAGCCGTGGAGATTTTTGAATCATCCTCCGACATCGCGGCGGTGGGCGGGCCCGCGGCAACCCCTGACAATGACTCATTTCTGCAGAAGGTAAGCGGGGATATATACGCTTCGCTTTTGGGCGGGGGCGGTTACCGTTTCCGTTACAAACCGGAACACGCGCGTTTTGTGGATGATTTTCCTTCGTGTAATCTGCTGGTAAGGCGTGATGTGCTGGATAAAATAGGCGGGTTTAATACGGAATTCTGGCCCGGCGAAGATACGGTAATGTGCTTAAAAATAGTCCGCGACCATAAAATGAAAATTGCCTATGACCCGGATGTATTTGTCTACCACCACAGGCGCAATTTCCCGGAAGGGCACATTAAACAGGTAAAAAGCTACGCGCTTCACAGGGGGTATTTTGTAAAAAAATTCCCGGAGACTTCCTTTCGGCTTTCGTATTTTATCCCGACTTTCTTCACCCTGTATATATTAAGTTTTATTATACCGTTTTTATTCGCGCGGCAGCTTCTTGCTTTGTGGTCACTGCCGCTGGCATTGTATGGTATACTGCTTTTAATTGACGGAATAAAAATTAAAGATATTAAACTGGCATCAGTTGTTCTGCCGGGGATATTTGTAAACCATATAGTTTACGGAATCTATTTCATAAAAGGCCTGCTGTCGCCAAAACTTAAAGAAGAGGTAAAAAAGAAATGA
- a CDS encoding radical SAM protein, protein MKVMISYPPLKGKGTPTLGQNRQFQWFHNPSFLYPMVPASAATLLASKGYDAIYNDSIAEMIDWDMYINMLLDVKPDVIAIETKTPVVKQMWSIEAEIKKVLPNVKTVLMGDHVTAFPLESMQNSTFDFVITGGDYDFSLLSIADYLSKKAGLISGIWYRENKDIKDTGKFDHSNNDLNSLPFIDRDLTKWKLYGEKFFKYSPYTYTMVGRDCPWGKCTFCAWTGLFPKFRTRSSESLLSEIDMLVKKYGIKEVFDDTGTFPRGEWLKKFCEGMINRDYKMSILANYRFDYINKDIAPLMKKAGFRLMKFGLESANQATLDRLCKGIKVEDIEKGCRIAKDAGLGVHLTVMVGYPWETRDDANRTLDLARKLLDKGLADMLQATVVTAYPGTPLYDQAIQNDWLRFQAGDWDKFDMTEPVFKTPDMSPEEVVGKCESIYKAFMTPRFILRQFLAVRSWADLAFIFKAAKAVIGHIMDFMKIRK, encoded by the coding sequence ATGAAAGTAATGATATCTTATCCGCCGTTAAAGGGAAAAGGCACGCCCACGCTGGGCCAGAACAGGCAGTTTCAGTGGTTTCATAATCCGTCTTTTTTATATCCTATGGTGCCGGCATCCGCGGCAACACTTTTGGCTTCCAAAGGTTATGACGCCATTTATAATGATTCCATAGCTGAAATGATAGACTGGGACATGTATATCAATATGCTTTTGGATGTTAAGCCTGATGTGATTGCTATAGAAACAAAGACTCCTGTGGTTAAGCAGATGTGGTCAATAGAAGCGGAAATAAAAAAAGTACTGCCGAATGTAAAGACAGTATTAATGGGCGACCATGTAACCGCGTTTCCCCTTGAATCAATGCAGAACTCCACTTTTGATTTTGTAATAACAGGCGGGGATTATGATTTTTCCCTGCTTAGCATAGCTGACTACCTTTCAAAAAAAGCCGGTTTAATAAGCGGCATCTGGTACAGGGAAAATAAAGACATTAAAGATACCGGCAAGTTTGACCATTCAAACAATGATTTAAACTCGCTGCCGTTTATAGACAGGGACCTTACAAAGTGGAAGCTTTACGGCGAAAAATTCTTCAAGTACTCGCCGTACACATACACAATGGTTGGCCGCGACTGCCCGTGGGGCAAATGCACATTCTGCGCGTGGACAGGGCTTTTCCCGAAATTCAGGACAAGAAGCTCGGAAAGCCTGTTATCTGAAATTGATATGCTTGTTAAGAAATACGGCATCAAAGAGGTATTTGATGATACAGGCACATTCCCGCGCGGGGAATGGCTTAAGAAATTCTGCGAAGGAATGATAAACAGGGACTATAAGATGTCCATACTTGCCAATTACAGGTTTGATTATATAAATAAAGATATCGCGCCTTTAATGAAAAAAGCGGGTTTCAGGCTTATGAAGTTCGGGCTTGAATCGGCTAACCAGGCCACGCTTGACAGGTTATGCAAGGGAATTAAAGTGGAAGATATTGAAAAAGGGTGCAGGATTGCAAAAGACGCGGGATTAGGAGTGCATTTAACCGTTATGGTGGGCTACCCGTGGGAAACGCGCGATGACGCTAACCGGACGCTTGATTTGGCAAGAAAGCTGCTTGATAAAGGGCTGGCGGATATGCTGCAGGCAACCGTGGTAACCGCGTATCCGGGAACGCCCTTATATGACCAGGCAATTCAGAATGACTGGCTGCGTTTTCAGGCCGGTGATTGGGATAAGTTTGACATGACAGAGCCGGTATTTAAAACACCTGATATGTCCCCTGAAGAAGTGGTGGGCAAATGTGAAAGCATTTATAAAGCTTTTATGACGCCAAGGTTTATCCTGCGCCAGTTTCTGGCTGTGCGTTCATGGGCGGATTTGGCGTTTATCTTTAAAGCGGCAAAAGCGGTAATTGGGCATATAATGGATTTTATGAAGATAAGGAAATAA
- a CDS encoding glycosyltransferase family 2 protein — protein MKKERLPFISIITPTYNSAKVIGLCLHAIAEQDYPKNRLEVVIADAGSSDDTLKVVRTFSKKLRINICKNPLQTGEAGKAVGVDQSKGDILALIDSDNIITGKDFISRMAAPFVEDPDITGTEPLYFVYRKADTGLTKYFAAAGINDPLCLFIGNYDRYSYITGKWTGMDLKTEEKPDYIKIHLETGKMPTIGANGTFIRKADIKKIKYKPYLFDIDAIYEMVLKGRDKFVKVKTGIVHIYSPTMASFIKKQQRRISDFMFFNNTKQRSYPWKSFPAKGIVLFSLSCVTVIPLIIQAFFGFVRKPAAFWMFHPLVCEVTFVIYVYYFIMAKVFKKTKMKDRKNW, from the coding sequence ATGAAAAAAGAAAGGCTTCCTTTTATTTCTATAATCACACCCACATATAATTCCGCGAAGGTAATAGGGCTGTGTCTGCATGCGATAGCGGAGCAGGATTACCCGAAAAATAGACTTGAAGTGGTAATTGCTGACGCCGGTTCTTCGGATGACACTCTTAAAGTTGTAAGAACATTTTCAAAAAAACTTAGAATAAATATTTGTAAAAATCCGCTGCAGACAGGTGAGGCGGGCAAGGCGGTCGGGGTTGATCAATCCAAAGGCGATATTCTTGCGCTTATTGACAGCGATAACATTATAACGGGTAAAGATTTTATAAGCCGTATGGCTGCGCCTTTTGTGGAAGATCCTGATATTACGGGTACGGAACCGCTTTATTTTGTTTACAGGAAAGCTGATACCGGGCTTACAAAATATTTTGCAGCAGCAGGGATAAATGATCCGCTTTGTCTTTTTATAGGAAATTATGACCGGTACAGTTATATAACAGGAAAGTGGACAGGCATGGATTTAAAGACGGAAGAAAAGCCTGATTATATAAAGATACATCTTGAAACAGGCAAGATGCCTACTATAGGTGCTAACGGTACGTTCATAAGGAAAGCGGATATTAAAAAGATTAAATATAAACCCTATCTTTTTGATATTGACGCCATATATGAAATGGTTTTAAAGGGAAGAGACAAATTTGTAAAAGTAAAGACAGGGATAGTGCATATTTATTCTCCGACGATGGCATCATTTATCAAAAAACAGCAGCGTAGAATAAGTGACTTTATGTTTTTTAACAACACCAAACAAAGAAGTTATCCCTGGAAGTCATTTCCGGCAAAGGGGATAGTATTATTTTCTTTAAGTTGTGTGACGGTAATTCCCCTTATAATACAGGCGTTTTTTGGATTCGTCCGTAAACCTGCAGCATTCTGGATGTTTCATCCTTTGGTATGCGAGGTTACTTTTGTAATATATGTTTATTATTTTATTATGGCAAAAGTGTTTAAAAAGACAAAGATGAAAGACAGGAAAAACTGGTAA
- the rpsP gene encoding 30S ribosomal protein S16, with the protein MSVILRLKRMGRANSAFYRIVAVDERRSAKGGEYIEELGFYNPTKNPPVIKLEKEAATKWIKDGAKITPAVKGIFRELNIYNEMIPVKPVKKKKAKKTKVKKAAK; encoded by the coding sequence ATGTCGGTAATATTAAGGTTGAAAAGAATGGGAAGGGCCAACAGCGCTTTCTACAGGATAGTTGCGGTTGATGAAAGGCGTTCGGCAAAAGGCGGAGAGTATATTGAGGAACTTGGGTTTTATAACCCTACCAAGAATCCCCCTGTTATTAAGCTTGAAAAAGAAGCCGCGACAAAGTGGATAAAAGACGGCGCTAAGATTACTCCGGCTGTTAAGGGTATTTTCAGGGAACTGAACATTTATAATGAAATGATTCCGGTAAAACCCGTAAAAAAGAAGAAAGCAAAGAAGACAAAGGTAAAGAAAGCGGCTAAATAA
- a CDS encoding KH domain-containing protein codes for MKALLEYAASLLITEKDKLAVKEINDMTGRLEKCVVSVAPGDMKFIIGREGRTIKALRSLVSIAAANRGIKKRIPLEIINE; via the coding sequence ATGAAAGCACTTCTTGAATACGCGGCGTCTTTACTGATTACTGAAAAAGATAAGCTGGCGGTTAAGGAGATAAATGATATGACGGGCAGGCTTGAAAAATGCGTCGTATCGGTTGCTCCCGGCGACATGAAATTTATCATAGGCAGGGAAGGCAGGACCATAAAGGCGTTAAGAAGCCTTGTAAGTATAGCGGCGGCCAACAGAGGAATAAAGAAAAGAATACCGCTTGAAATAATAAACGAATGA
- the trmD gene encoding tRNA (guanosine(37)-N1)-methyltransferase TrmD — protein sequence MMEINVLTIFPEVFEKALNFSILKRAREKQKVNFKVVNIRDFAEDKHKMTDDTPFGGEGGMVMKVEPIHKALKSVQEEGKTGKVLLMSASGRSLTQEKLREYAQLDSLTIICGRYEGVDERVVNYVDEEICIGDYILSGGEFASLVIIEGVTRLLPDVLGNEESAVHESFEKGILDFPQYTKPREYEGMQVPIELVSGNHEMIKKFRRRQALLKTKKNRPELLEKIKLSDEDRKFLKG from the coding sequence ATGATGGAAATAAACGTTCTTACGATTTTTCCGGAAGTCTTTGAAAAGGCGCTGAACTTCAGCATCCTTAAAAGGGCAAGGGAAAAACAAAAGGTAAATTTTAAAGTGGTCAACATCCGTGATTTCGCTGAAGATAAGCACAAGATGACCGACGATACGCCGTTTGGCGGTGAAGGCGGAATGGTCATGAAAGTGGAGCCCATTCACAAAGCGCTGAAAAGCGTACAAGAAGAGGGCAAAACAGGAAAAGTGCTTTTAATGAGCGCTTCCGGACGCAGCTTAACCCAGGAAAAGTTAAGGGAGTACGCGCAGCTGGATTCACTGACTATTATCTGCGGAAGATATGAAGGCGTGGATGAGCGGGTGGTAAATTATGTTGACGAAGAAATATGTATAGGCGATTATATACTCAGCGGCGGCGAGTTTGCATCGCTGGTTATAATAGAAGGCGTGACAAGGCTTCTGCCGGATGTGCTTGGCAATGAAGAGTCCGCCGTGCACGAATCCTTTGAAAAGGGCATACTGGATTTTCCGCAGTACACCAAACCAAGGGAGTATGAAGGGATGCAGGTTCCAATAGAGCTTGTGTCGGGTAATCATGAAATGATAAAAAAATTCAGAAGGCGGCAGGCCCTGTTAAAGACAAAGAAAAACAGGCCCGAACTGCTGGAGAAAATAAAACTGTCTGATGAAGACAGAAAATTCTTGAAAGGGTAA
- the rplS gene encoding 50S ribosomal protein L19, whose product MATKIKEIIEKQYKKKGVDFSKISVGSTVKVNTKIKEGNKERIQAFEGVVIAKKGTGLNAMFTVRKISFGAIGVERTFPINTPSIDSIKVTKEGKAKRAKLYYIRESFGRKAKKENRRFDTGVGALAEMREVAAAPAEAPKETKEEAK is encoded by the coding sequence ATGGCGACAAAAATTAAGGAAATCATTGAAAAACAATATAAGAAAAAGGGTGTAGATTTCAGCAAGATTTCCGTGGGAAGCACGGTAAAGGTAAATACAAAAATTAAAGAAGGAAACAAGGAAAGAATTCAGGCTTTTGAAGGCGTTGTCATAGCCAAAAAAGGCACAGGCTTAAATGCCATGTTTACGGTAAGAAAGATATCTTTTGGCGCAATCGGCGTTGAAAGGACCTTTCCTATAAACACCCCCAGCATTGACAGCATTAAGGTTACCAAAGAAGGAAAAGCAAAAAGGGCGAAACTTTATTACATAAGGGAATCTTTTGGAAGAAAGGCAAAGAAAGAAAACAGAAGGTTTGATACCGGTGTAGGCGCGTTAGCGGAAATGAGAGAAGTGGCAGCAGCACCCGCGGAAGCCCCTAAGGAAACAAAAGAAGAAGCAAAATAG
- a CDS encoding toxin-antitoxin system YwqK family antitoxin: protein MKNTKKALLLGTLIAAVFLSGCTVYVQDSPYDYSYTERYYSNVTPVIVQPGTAVAAATAVPTAQVVVNNVNITNIDVEVVIKQEGNKTVFYRGNKRIAVWSPGPGNTVVKTGEKITATVRKYNRNGVIIEKVDYKNNLRNGISKIYDDRGNLKIKTTYRNDVPDGAYYSYYENGAVETYGYYRLGKKQGAFKYYYSNGLLKQYEEFDRDVRHGRFQAYDKNGNLKESFRYINGKKEAPAATVTNTATAVNTPVPAVTVIYIKEVVVTATPVNTIVPASTAAPTVVPSAAATNVPEPSATAVPKKDGDKTNQGNHFGSKRHADGWENYKRMKEEQAKKKDKVKAKDKDENKEIDEDDKAKDENVVEDKDQDQEIDEDDNKTGNDENEDTGKGKKKERKDKE from the coding sequence ATGAAAAATACCAAGAAGGCTTTACTGTTGGGTACCCTTATTGCAGCAGTGTTCTTATCCGGATGTACTGTTTACGTTCAGGATTCCCCTTATGATTACTCTTATACCGAAAGATATTATTCAAATGTAACTCCTGTCATAGTCCAGCCCGGAACGGCTGTTGCGGCAGCTACGGCGGTGCCAACCGCTCAGGTGGTTGTAAATAATGTTAATATCACCAATATTGACGTGGAAGTGGTAATCAAGCAGGAAGGCAATAAGACGGTTTTTTACAGGGGTAATAAACGCATAGCGGTGTGGAGCCCCGGCCCCGGCAATACTGTTGTTAAAACAGGCGAGAAAATTACCGCTACCGTGCGCAAGTATAACAGGAACGGCGTAATAATAGAAAAGGTGGATTACAAAAATAATTTAAGAAACGGCATCAGCAAAATATATGATGACAGGGGAAATCTTAAGATTAAGACAACATACAGGAATGATGTTCCTGACGGCGCTTACTACTCCTATTATGAGAATGGCGCGGTTGAAACATACGGTTATTACAGGCTTGGGAAAAAGCAGGGGGCGTTTAAATATTATTATTCCAACGGGCTCTTAAAGCAGTATGAAGAATTTGACAGGGATGTAAGGCATGGCAGGTTTCAGGCGTATGATAAAAATGGAAATCTTAAAGAATCTTTCAGATACATAAACGGGAAAAAAGAAGCGCCGGCTGCAACGGTTACAAATACGGCAACTGCTGTAAATACGCCGGTGCCTGCGGTGACTGTTATTTATATAAAGGAAGTTGTTGTTACGGCAACCCCGGTGAATACAATTGTACCGGCATCTACTGCCGCGCCAACTGTTGTCCCTTCGGCAGCCGCTACAAATGTTCCGGAACCTTCTGCTACAGCTGTGCCAAAGAAGGACGGGGATAAAACTAATCAGGGAAATCACTTTGGCAGCAAAAGGCACGCTGACGGCTGGGAAAATTACAAAAGAATGAAAGAAGAACAGGCGAAGAAAAAGGATAAGGTAAAGGCAAAGGATAAGGATGAGAATAAGGAAATAGATGAGGATGATAAGGCTAAGGATGAGAATGTGGTTGAGGATAAGGATCAGGATCAGGAAATAGATGAGGATGATAATAAAACAGGTAATGATGAGAATGAAGACACGGGAAAGGGCAAGAAAAAAGAAAGAAAAGATAAAGAATAA
- a CDS encoding beta-glucosidase, with protein MEDIQLKKGFIFGTATSSYQIEGAWNEDGKGESIWDEFCRRQGAIVNGDDGKIACDHYHRYKEDIELMKKMNIMSYRFSISWPRIFPGGDGTVNEKGAAFYDLLIDELIKNGIEPSITLYHWDLPLKFHEEGGWLKKESADVFADYARYCFKRYGDRVKMWATFNEMYVAAHLGYENGKFAPGIKDTKKALQAAHYMHLAHAKAVKAFREEKIGGGKIGIVHCMSPVHDMDGTKNSAINTRQVDGIWNRWFCEPSLKGTYPEDIMELRKKQGTAPEITPEDMELIKGNKCDFLGINFYFRFRVYDGECEEFNWMKCVNSRPVENAKITEMGWEVYPDGLFDLVKRINDEYGDIPVYVMENGMAAKDAVNSRGEVDDDDRLEYIKGHLKACERAVKAGYNLKGYYYWSLMDNFEWTSGYSKRFGIVRVDYDTQKRTIKKSGSWYGEFIKNQRG; from the coding sequence ATGGAAGACATTCAGCTGAAGAAAGGTTTTATTTTTGGAACTGCCACATCATCCTATCAGATAGAAGGCGCATGGAATGAAGATGGTAAAGGCGAATCCATATGGGATGAATTCTGCCGCAGGCAGGGCGCGATTGTAAACGGCGATGACGGAAAAATTGCGTGTGACCATTACCACAGATATAAAGAAGACATAGAACTTATGAAAAAGATGAACATAATGTCCTACAGGTTTTCAATTTCATGGCCAAGGATTTTTCCCGGCGGTGATGGAACTGTAAATGAAAAAGGCGCCGCTTTTTATGACCTGCTTATTGATGAACTTATTAAAAACGGGATAGAGCCAAGTATTACCTTATATCACTGGGACTTGCCGCTTAAATTTCATGAAGAAGGCGGCTGGTTAAAAAAAGAAAGCGCGGATGTTTTCGCGGATTACGCGCGGTACTGTTTTAAACGTTATGGCGACAGGGTAAAGATGTGGGCGACATTTAATGAAATGTATGTGGCAGCGCACCTGGGTTATGAAAACGGGAAGTTTGCCCCCGGCATTAAAGATACAAAAAAAGCGCTTCAGGCGGCCCATTATATGCATCTGGCGCATGCCAAAGCGGTAAAGGCGTTCAGGGAAGAAAAAATTGGAGGCGGAAAGATAGGGATTGTTCACTGTATGTCGCCGGTGCATGATATGGACGGGACAAAAAATTCCGCCATAAATACGCGGCAGGTTGACGGAATATGGAACAGGTGGTTCTGTGAACCGTCATTAAAAGGTACATATCCCGAAGATATTATGGAACTTAGAAAAAAACAGGGAACGGCTCCTGAAATTACGCCTGAAGATATGGAATTAATAAAGGGCAATAAATGTGATTTTCTGGGGATTAACTTTTATTTCCGTTTCAGGGTGTATGACGGGGAATGTGAAGAGTTTAACTGGATGAAATGCGTAAACAGCAGGCCGGTAGAAAACGCGAAAATTACGGAAATGGGGTGGGAAGTTTACCCTGACGGGCTGTTTGATCTTGTAAAAAGAATAAATGACGAATACGGAGATATTCCTGTATATGTAATGGAAAACGGAATGGCGGCAAAAGACGCTGTAAATTCGCGGGGCGAAGTGGATGACGATGACAGGCTTGAATACATAAAAGGGCATCTTAAAGCGTGTGAACGGGCGGTTAAAGCGGGATACAATCTGAAAGGTTATTATTATTGGTCGCTTATGGATAATTTTGAATGGACTTCGGGATATTCAAAGCGTTTTGGGATTGTAAGGGTGGACTATGACACACAGAAGAGGACGATAAAGAAAAGCGGCAGTTGGTATGGGGAATTTATCAAAAATCAACGCGGGTAA